Below is a window of Acidobacteriota bacterium DNA.
GACCCCCCGGCGGGCGGGTGAGGAAACGGCGCCCGGAGAGGAAGCGCCGCCGCCGGCCGCCGCCGCCGCTCCCCGCGAGCGGCCGGCACCGCGTCCGCCGGCGCGTCCGCTGCCGCCGAAAGCGCTGGTGGAGCTTCAACGCACCGCCGGCGGTGAGCTTGCGGGGATCACCGCCCCGACACCGGAGGCTGTCCTCGAGACCTTCTGCCGCCGGGCGTCCTACCGCTGCCTCGAACCGGTGGGGATCGGCCCGACCCTCCCGATGCGCTCCCGGACGCGGCTCGGTCTTTACATCTCCCGCCGGGCCGACCCGCCTTTCCGGGCGATCCGCATCGTCTATCGCCCGGAGGAGCATGGCTGGCGCGCCGGGGACGGCAAGTCTCCGATCCCCTCGGTCCCGGCCCCGGACTATCCGGACGGTGTCGTGATCCACCCCGTGCGCGGGGGATCGTGACCGGCCGGTTGTGGCCCCGGCGGCATCGTCGTAAGAAACGTGGCGGACGGCGCGCCCGGCTCTCCGGGGATCGTCGCCGGCTCGAGGAGGTCTCATGTCGCGCTGGCCTGCCGGCGCCGCGGCGGCCGCCGCGTGCGCGGCACTGATCGCGGCGCCCGCCATGGGTGCCGACGTCACCAACCCCGCCGACGTCACCGGCTTGACGGCCGTGCGGGAGGGAACCGACGTCCACCTCACCTGGGCGCCGGTGACCACCGACGCGGCGGGACAGCCCGAGAACGTCGACTTCTACAAGATCTATCGCGGCGCCACACCCGATTTCGTCCCGGACAAGTCCGGGGGATCGAACCAGATCGGGACGTCCACCTCGACCGACTTCGTCGATCCGGGTGCGGCCACCCCGGGTGGGAACGCCTTCTATCTGGTCAGCGCCGTCGACACGGCCGGCAACGAGGGCCGGACCAAGAAGAGCACGATCACGAAGCCCCCCGTCCTGTCCGGTTACTGGACCGACACCTCGATCGAGCTCCAGTGGACCTCGGCCGAGCCGGCCGATCAGGTCACCGGCTACCGCGTGTACTACGGGCGCGCTTCCCGGCAGTACGAATTCGTCGACGACGTGGGGATGGCCACGAGTCACTCCCTCACCGGCCTGGAGACCAACGTCAACTGGTATGCGGCGGTCACCGCGATCGACGTGAACGGGAACGAGTCGGACTTCTCCAACGAGCACGTCGATGCCGTCGGCGGCACGATCGACCTCCGGGCGATGAACGAGGTGAAGCTCTGCTGGGGGGCGGACAACTGCCCGCCCCTCCCGGGAGAGATCCAGCGCTCGAACGGGCAGGAGAAGCTGCTGGCGGTCGATTTTCCGGAGGGCGACTGGACGAACATCACGGTCACGCTCACGCTCGACTCCCGGCTGTGCGGGCCGCCGATCGCCCCCGACAAGTGCGGCGACCAGAATCCCGGCTGGAATCCGTGCGGCGATCCCTGGGACCGCACGGCCCATCTCTTCCTGGTGCTGGACGACTGCGTCGACACCGGGGGGAGCTGCGTCGGGACGCACGAGAACCTCGAGCTGATGCGGGCCATCACCCCGTTCGGGACCGATGCGCCGCCCCCGGACGGTTCGGGGGTCGTTCCGCCGCGCGTGCTGACGCTCGACATCACGCCCTACCGGCCGCTGCTCGTCGGAAGGAAGTACCTGGGTGCGAAGATCTCCACCTATGTCCGCTACTGGTGGGTGAGCGCCGACTTCCACTTCAGCGAGCGGCCCGAGGAGGCCTCGCCGAAGCCGCCCGCCAAGGGCGTGAAGGTGCTCTTCTTCGGCAACGCCGACCCGCCGACGAAGACGATCAGCATCCCCGCCTCCGCCACCCAGGTCATGACCCGGCTGTTCACCACCGGCCATGGGGGGAACTCCCGCTGCGACGGCGGGAGCAACGATGGTGGCGCCTGCTCTTCGAGCGCGGAGTGCCCGGGTGGCTCCTGCCAGAACTGCGACGAGTTCTGCCATCGCCTGAACCAGATCATCGTCGACGGCACGCCCGTGTGGGAAACGGTGCCGTGGCGGGACGACTGCAGTCCGGGAAGCATCTTCGCCTGCCAGGAGTGGAACGCCTGCGGGTGGCCCTCTTGCACCTTCTCGCGCGCCGGCTGGTGCCCCGGCTACATCGCCTGCCATCACGACGCCCCGTGCGACCAGGATCTGGACATGACGGCCTATCTGGCACCGGGCGGCACCTACGACGTCGACTATCACGTCGCCGTCCGGACCGGAAGCTGGGCGGTCAGCCTCGTCGCGTACTGGTACTGACGGGCCTTCCCCGCGGCCCCGGGAAGGGGAGCCGGCCGCCGGCTGGACAAGGCGGCCCGGAGAATCGACGTTGGCAGGGATGGATGACGCCCTGCCGGTGGCCTATCGGCCGATCCTCGTGACGGGGCTGCCCCGTTCCGGTACCTCCCTGATCGCCGGGTGCCTCGAGAGGTGCGGCGCGTTCGTGGGCCGCTGCGTCGAGCCGACCCCGGAGAATCCGAAGGGGTTCTTCGAGAACGCCTTCTTGCGTGACGAGATCGACAAGAGGCTCCTCCGGGCCCTTCACGCCGACCCGCGCGGCGTCGACCCGCTCCCGGCGCTGGCCGAGGTCCCCGGGATCCGGGGCCTGGAGCGGGTCGTCCTCGAGGCGCTGAGGATCGAGGGGTACGACGGGCGGCGCCCCTGGTTGTTCAAGGACGCCAAGCTCACGCTCCTGTGGCCGGCGTGGGCGACGGCCTTCCCGGCAGCGCGGTGGGTCATCGTCCGGAGGCGCGAAGAGGACGTCGTTCGCTCCTGCCTGAGGACCGGTTTCATGCGGCGCCGCTCCGGCGATCCACGCTTCTGGCGGCTCTTCTGCCGGGCCTACCTCGACCGGCTCGAGCGACTGAAGGCCAGCGGTGCCTGGTGGCGCGAGATCTGGCCCGGCGGCCTCGTCGGCGGTGACCTCGCCCCCATCGAGCGGCTCTGCGCGGACCTCGGACTCGAGCCGGCACGGGAGGCGATCCGGCGGTTCGTGGCCCCCGAGCACTGGCACGCTCCCGCCGGTTGAGGGCCGTTGCGGGGGCCCCGCTTGTCAGGGCCGGACGGGGGCCGAATATTGTCCCGAGGGCCCCGCCGGGTGCGCCCTCGGGGGCCCTGACGCCGGAGGGGGAAGGACGTGAACCTGCCCAAGCCTCCCGAGTACCTGCCGCCGGGGCCGGCCTTGAACCGGCTCGTCGCCACCCTGATCTGCGGGGCGACGAGCGGGATGCCGGACGAGACCTATCCCGCCTACAGCACCGACCCGGCCCTCGCCTTCGAGGCCGTGGACATCTTCCTGAGCGAGTTCGACGAGGCGAAGCTCACGATCGAGTACCCTGTCCCGGAGGTCTGGATCAAGATGAGTTCCGACGAGACCCACTCGAGCTGGGTCCCGGTCGCCTTCACGGTGGGAGACACGCTCCCGCACGCCCTCTGCCTGGCGATCCTCAAGGCGAAGGGGCACGAAGCGGAGATCACCGTCGATGCGAAGGCGGCCTCATCAGAGGCGGGCTGAGGGCCCGATTACCAGTCTCCCCAGACGTCGTCCTCGTCCTCGGTCATCTCGGAAGTCGGTTCGTCGGCGGGAAATCCACCGAGCTTGGATTCGTACCTCCGGCACAATTCCTCGAACGCCTGCACCGCGCGGCGCCGTTCCTCTTCGATGCGCCGGATCCGCTCGGCCTGCTCGCGGTCGCGGCACCGCATCTCCTCGAGCTCGCGCTCGAGCTGCTCCAACCGGCGGGCCGTCTGCTTCGCCTCCATCTCGTACAGCTTGTTCTGGGTTTCGACCGCCTTGAGGATCTCCTCGCGGTCGGCCTCCATGTGCCGCAGTTCGCGGATGCGGGCCGCCTCCGCCTGACGGAGCGTGCGGAGCTCCTCCTCCAGCTCGCGGATCTTCGCGTCCCGCTGGGCGAGTTGCCGCTCGGTCTCCCGCCGGAGCTTCTCGTACCGGGACTCGGCATCCAGCAACCTGTGAATCCGAGCGAATTCCGCTTCCGTCGGCATCGTCGACTCCTCGTTGACGCCGTGGCGCCGCCTCTCCGGGTGCAGGGCCCGCTGGCAAACTCCGCGCAGGAGGGCGTCGAACTCCGCGGCGTCGGGGGAGACCCGCCGCGCCGCCTCCGGTTCCACCACGCGGTGCACCGCCAGCGCGACGAGCGACTGGTTGAGCGTCTGCATGCCACGGCCGCCGTTCTCCCGGGCGATCGCCGGCACGATCTCCTCGAGCCGGCCTCGGGCGACGAGGGCCGCGAGGTCGTCGGTCCGCCGCATCACCTCGACCGCCGCCACCATCCCGCTGCCATCCGCGCGCTCCACCAGCCGCTGGTGGACCACCGCCTGGAGGACCTCGGCGACCCGTGCCCGCCGCCGCTCGTCCTCCCCCGCACCGGCCGCCGCGATCGCCTCCGAAAGCGACGCAGCGCGCACGGTGGCGATCACGAGGCGATCGCCGGCGGCGTCCACGACGGCGGACCACGTGGGCTCGTCGCGGACCTCGTCGAGCGCGATCACGTCGGCCCCGTCCCTGATGGCGTTGCGCAGCGCCTCCTCGGCGGTGGCGACGTCGGCGCCGATCTCCTGCTGGATCACCGAACCGAGCCCGTCGGCGATGAGGTGCTCGATCGGATCCTCGATCGTGCACACCTGAACGAGCCGGCGGTCCACCACCTCCCGCAGCAACGCCGCGAGGGTGGACGATTTCCCGGAGGCGGGCGGTCCGGCGATCAGCACGAGGCCGTGCGCGAGGCCGGCCAACGGCCTGAGCAGGTCCGGCAGGTGCAGCGAATCGATCGTCGGCGGGGCCGCAGGAAGCCGCCGGAAGGAAGCGGCCAGCGTTCCCCGCTGGTGGAAGAGCGTCGCCCTGAACCGAGACACGCCGGGCAGCGAATAGCCGAACTCGACCCGCATCCGTTCGGCGAGGAGCCGCGCCCGCTTCGGTGTGAGGAGCCGGCGCAGGACGCGATCGAGTTCCGTGGGCGTGAGAGGTCGGCCGGGGAGGGGGATGAGCTTTCCCCGGAGCCGGAGCAGCGGAGGCCGCATCGGCTTGAGATGAAGGTCGGAGGCGTCCTGCTTGACCGCGACCCTCAGGAGGTGATCGAGCTCGAGCGTTCCTTCGGCGCCACCGCTCACGGGCCGTCCCCGGACCGGTCCCCGGGCGGCGTGGCCGCCGCCGGGCAGACCGGTCGACGCTGCCAATCTAGGGTCTGGCCCCGGCGCCGGCCATGACGGAACGGCGGCGGCAAGGCCGGGACAAGCGGCACACCGGCGTCATCCGCGCCGGTGGTGCCACGCCATGGCGAGAAGGCGGCGAAGCGGGGTCGGCCGCACTCCGCGGGCCCGGTTCTCGCGCCCGATCTCGAAGGCGAGCCGCCACTGCTCGGAGAGCACCGCCAGGGCCTCGCGCAGGCCGAACCGCGGGTCGTACACGTGGGTCGCCTCGGAGGTGACTCCGTTCAGCTCGATGATCCGGATCCCCTCTCCGCGTGCCAGGTCGGACTCCGACGGTGCCCGGACGTCGTAGCGCCCGAAGTGGAACCCCGGTACCCGGCGGCTGATCTCGTCGATCCGGCGCGACAGCTCCGGAGTGGCCAGCTCCGCTGCATCCTCGAACACGGCCCCGCGGCAATGGGTGCCCAGCTCGACCAGGCGGACCCGCTCGCCCGCCGCCGGGACATCGTCCAGCCGGCCGGCGTTGGCGGCGAAGTAGACGGGTGCCAGGGCGACGGCGCGGGGATCGTCGAGGATCAGCCTCTCCAGCGTGCGGCGGCCGTCGCCCACGACCTCCGGCAGCCTCTTGCGCGTGACGGAGAAGAGGAACCCCCTCTCCTCTCCGGGGCGCCGGACGTAAAACAGCCCGAACTCGACCCCCGGCACGTACTCCTGCACGATCAGCGCCTCGCCGTCATCGAGGATGCGGCGGCGGGCCTGGTCGAGGTCGTGGCAGATCCGGACGCCGTATCCGCGCTCGCCGACATCCGGCTTGACGACCACCGGCGGTCCCCCGACGGCGGCGGCCGCCGCTTCCAGGGCGCGCAGCCGATCTTCTTTCCCGCCGGGCGGGATCAACCGGAAGCGCGCCACGGGAGCGCCGGCGCGTTCCAGGGCCGCGAGGATCCCGCTCTTGGACTCGCCGACGAATCCGCCCGCCTCGATGCACGGGTTGGCGGCGGTGAACACCGTGAGGCCGCCGTACCGCCAGGCGTGGTGGAGCAGGCGCGGGGCGAGAAGGCCGTAGATCACCCACGCCGGCCAGAACTCCCAGCGACGGAGGCGGAGAAACCACCCGGCGAGCCGGCGCCTGCCCCGGTGGGTCGCCGCGGCCGCCGCGAGCCTTCCGGCGAGGACGAGGGCGGCGACCGCCGCCACGATTCCGGCCAGCCCCACCCGGCGCGCCGCCAGCAGCGGTGCGAGGAACGGCCGCCCGGCGAGCGCTGCCCCGCCCACCACGAGCGGCGTCCACAGCGCGGCCGCCGCGAAGAAGTAGAGAACGAACGCACCCGCCCCGGCCCCCGCGACACCGGCGGAGAAGTAGACCGGCAGCCGGGCTCCGGGAAGGAACCGTGCCGCGAAGATCGCCGCGGGACCGCGGCGTTCGAACCAGGCCCGCGCCCGCTCCACCTGATCGGCTCGGATCAGCCAACGGAGCGGCGGCCGCCGGAGGGCGGGGCGCCCCAGCAGGCGCCCGGCCGCGAACAGTCCGAGGTCGCCGATCGCGATTCCGGCGAAGCAGGCGAGCGTGCCGGGAAGGAATCGAATCCGTCCGGCCGCGATGAGCGCCCCCGTGGCGAGGCATGTCAGATCCTCGCTGGCCAGCGTCGCCGCCGCGATGAGCGCGGAAAGCACGACGAGCGCCAGGCCGGACGCCGGAGGGACCCGCGTCGGGTCGAAGGGACGCTCCGACATCGCCACGCGGTTCGGATCGGCCGTGGCGCGCACCGCGGCCAGACCGCCGTCCACCCGGTCGAGGAAGTCCTTCAGGACGGTGGCGATCCGGCCGGGGTGCCGGAAGACGGTGAAGTGATCCCCCTCGTCGAGCAGCAGCTCGCTCTGGGGCAGGAGCCGGTGATGCTCCAGCGCGGCGGCGGCGGGAACCAGGGGATCGGCCTTGCCGTGGACGATCAGGGCGGGGCCGCTCCAGCGCCTCAGGGCCGCCCGGAGCGGCCGCTGGTCGCTCTCGTAGAAGGTGCGCGCGTAGGAGACGACCGGAAAGGTCCGATCGAGCAGCCCCATGTGGGGGGTGAACGCGCGGAGCGACCACAAGGCGGCCAGTTGCAGCCCGTGGAGCGCGTGGTTCAGCCGCGCGTCCCCGAGGAGCTCGAGTTCCTGAACGCCCGTCGCCGAGAGCAGGGTGAGCGAGGCCACCCGCTCCGGAAAGCGGTCCGCCAGCAGGATCGCCACCGCGCCGCCGAGACTGTAGCCGACGGCGTGCACGCGCTCGATTCCGAGCGCATCCAGCCACGCGCCGAGGCGCAACGCATCCGCCTCGATCGACAGGTCGCAAGGCTCCCGCTCGCTCGCCCCGTGTCCCGGCAGGTCCGGCGCGAGCACACGCCGGGAGCCCGCCAGGCGCTCCGCGAGGCCGGAGAGCCCCCGGGCGTCGCCGGGGCTTCCGTGGATCAGCAGGACGGGAGGGCCGGGGGGGCCGGGGCGGTCGGTCCAGGCGATGTGCGAAACGCCCGTGCACCCGGTTCCGGCCTCACGCTCGTCGATGACCGCGACGCGCTGCCCCGGCCTCGGCGGTCCCCAACCCGGCAGGAAGGCCCGGACCGCCGTCGACAGGGCGAGGGCCGCCAGGTAGGCGAGGGCGGCCGCGCGCCGGGCGCGCTTCCGGAAACGGGAGCGGCCGCTCACGCGCCGCGCGGGGAGGCCTGCGGGAGCCGCCGCAGGGGAAGGGTCCGGGGCGGGCCGAGCTCCGTGCGGCACGGGGGGCCCGGGGCGTACCACATCCGTGCCACGTCGCGCTCCACCGAGACGCGGGTCAGGCTGACCGTCCTGGCGTCCGGCCGGTGCATGCAGACCGAATAGGGGCCGATCTCCGGCTCGTGGCTCCGGTGGTACTCGAAGAGCCGGTTCGGATCGCGGCGGCCCGACGGGCCCAACCGCCGGAAGAGACGGCGCCGCGAGAGGGTCACCCCGGCCGGGTCGACGGACGAGGAGACCACCGGCTCGGCGTCCCAAGCGAGCGTGCTGCGGGCGACCCCGCGGCCGTCGTAGAGGACCATCAGCGGCGGGCTGCCGTGCTGGAAAAGGACGAGGCGGAAGGGACGGAACCGCCGGGCCACCCCTTCCGTGACCGCGCCGGCCGCTTCGGCGGCGGAGCGGCAGGCGGCCAGGGCGACGACGAGCCGGCCCCGGCTCTCCAAACCGCTCTCGACGGCACCCTCCGTCCCCTCGTAGTGGTTGAGCAGGCACAGGACGAGGCCCGCCTCGTTGACGGCGATCCAGGTGCCGCCGCTCTCCCCGTCGATCGGCGCGAGGAACCGCAGCGGTCCGGGGTGGACGCTCGGCGGAAGCGCCGCCTTCCTGTCACGCCGCTCATCCCGATTGAAGAAGAGCTCGAAACCCTCGGGCCGGTCGACGAAGCTCAGCGTGCACATCGTCCGTCAACGCTCACTCCAGGACTCGAGCGTCGATGGGGCGACGCCGAAGGTCTCCGGGACGGCGCAGCCCCAGGAACGCAGGACGAGCGCGACGATGGCGAAGTGGTGCACCGTGTGCGACAGCAGGAATTGGAGCTCCCGTCCCACGCTCGACGGCTGCCAGGCTCGCTCCGGATCGGAGCCCGACTCGGCGCGAACGAGCAGCGGCGTCTCGGTGCCGATGTCCCGGAGTTCGCGCAGCGAGTGCACGGTGCGGCGGATCCGCGCCAGAGCGCGCTGCGGGTCGGTCTCCTCGGCGGCGTCCCGGCGCCGCCGGTCGTAGTCGACTCGCCGGTCACCGATCCCGGCGAAGAAGCGCTCGTAGAAATCGATGCCGTGGCGGAAGTGCGCCCCGACGGTGGCCCGCTGGCCAGGGATGGGGCGCGAGTAGGTGGCGGCGTCGAGCGAGCGGATCAGCGCCTCCCCCTGCCTGAGCACCTCCACGTTGCGCCCGATCAGGCCGTTCCGGGAAGGCATCGCTCCTCACTCCTTTCCTCGCTCAGGCCGAGGGCCTCGCAGACATCGTCTCTCAGCTCCGAGGCCAGCTGTTTCCGGTCCGGGCCGGTGCGCGCGGGCCGGTAGCGGACGGCGGCGGTGAATCCCCGCAGTCCCAACAGCCTCCACAGGTGCGGGGCCATCACGGCGTCGCCCCACCAGCAGACGGCCTCTCCGGCGGGAGGGTCGCCAGGCGCCGTTTCGTACCGGATCGCGGCGGGCTGCACCGGAAGGCCGCGGCGGATCGCTGCGTCGAGCAGCGGGGAACGGAACGGCAGCACCCGGTCCCCCGCGGTGCTGGTCCCCTCGGGGAAGAACGCCACCCTGAACCCGGCGTCCAGCACCGCTCCCATCTGCGCCAGAGCCCGCTTCAGATCGCTCATCCGCGCGCGGTCGATGAAGATCGTTCCGGCCAGGCGCGTGATCGGCCCGAGGAGGGGCCACCGCGCCACCGGCGCCTTCGCGACGAAGATCGCCGGAGAGGTGGCCCCGAGGGCGATCACGTCCATGTACGAAAGGTGGTTCGCTACCAGGAGCACCGGCGGCGCCGCCGGGGAGCCGTCCGGTTCGATCCGCATCCCGGAGATCCGCGCCACCGCCCGGCACCATCGCCGAAACTGGTCCAGCCGCCGTCGCAACCTGTCCTCGTCGCGGCGGGCCGAGACGAGGCGCGCCGAGAGAACCGCGGCATGGTAACCGGTCACCGCGGCGAGTGCGAGAATCCGCAGCAAGGCTCGGAGATGACCGCGCATCGCGTGGCTCACTCGAAGAAGCGCCGGAAGTCGCCGGAGGGCATCCGCGTCACGTCGAAGAGGACGAGGAAGTCGATCGTCTTGAACCGCCGGTCGATCGCCGGGAGGCTGCAGACTTTCGCGCCGTACCTCAGGTAGACCCGGAACAGCGGCGGCAACTCGCACCGCTCCCCGCCGGCCGCGGACGGTCCATCGCATCCGAACCCCGGCCGCGGATGGACGAGGTACTCGGGATGCATATGGCCGCCCCGCCGCAGGTGGGCCAGCGCACGGGCACCGTCCGCCGGATCCTGGCTCGTCAGCGAGCAGCAGCCGAACAGGAAGCGCTTGCCGGACCGGCGCACGTAGCGGGCGAGGCCGCGCCACAGCAGGAACAGGACCTGGTGATTCCGGTGCTCGCGCGCCACGCAGGCGCGGCTCAGCTCGATCGCGTCCTCGAGGAGCGCCGCCGGAAATCCGGACAGATCGAACTCGGAAGCGGAGTAGAAGCCGCGATGCCGCGCCGCCATCGCGCTCGTCTGCAGGCGGTAGGTGCCGGCCAGCGCTCCGGTCCTCCGGTCCTCGACCATGAGGTGATGGCATCCGGGATCGTACTCGTCCAGATCGCGCCCGGTGGCCCAGGACTCGTCGAGACCCTCTCCCAGCTCCAGGTTGAACACGGCGAACCGCAGCCGGGCCACCCGGTCGAGGTCGGCGGGGGTCCGCGCGAAGCGAACCTCGAACCGCGGGTGCGACCGGTCGGGTTCGGGAAGCAGCTCCGGGAAGGCCGGGTAGTCGGTCCGGGCCGCCGTTCCAGTTTCGCTCTCCATTCGCCCTCCGAAAGGGTGACCGCATTATCGGCCCGTGCCCGGCCCGAGGCACACCGAGTTCCTCCGGGGGCGGTTGGAAGCCGCGGAGCGATGCCCTACAGTCGCGTCACACCGGAACCCTCCCGAGGAGACGACCATGCGCCGTGCCTTGCTGATCGCGTTGTCGCTCGCGGCCCTGCCCGGGACCGCCGAACCCGCGGCCCCTATAGACCCTGCGCTGATCGGCGCCGAGGGGGCCGAGGGGCGGCGGCCGCGCGGCTTCGTCTGGAGCGAGGACGGGGCGAGACTCGCCTTCCTCTACGACGGCGCCGGGGGCGACGCCGTCTACGTCACCGACGTCGGCACCGGGCGGACCGCGAAAGAGCTGGAGGCGTCGTCGCTGGAGGCCGGAGGGAAGAGAGCCGACCGCATCGACGCCGTCCTCTGGTCGCCGGCCGGAGAGTCGCTGCTCCTGCGGGCCGGAGGCGACCTCTTCCTCCATCCGCTCGGGCAGAGCGACTCTCGCCCGCTGACCCGCACGCGCGCCGAAGAGAAGGATCCCAAGTTCTCGCCCGACGGGACCCGCATCGCGTACGTCCGCGACGGGAATCTGTTCCTGATCGATCTCGCCGAAGGCGAGGAGCGCGCGCTCACCCGCGACGGTCGCCCCGGCGCGGTGCTCAACGGCGACACCGACTGGGTGTACTGGGAAGAAATCTGGGGGCGTGACGCCACCGGATTCTGGTGGAGTCCGGACGGGCGGCGGATCGCCTTCTACCGCTTCGACGACACGGCGGTCGACGCGTTCCCCATCGCGGGAGTCGAACGTCCCTATCCGCGTGTCCGCTGGCAGAAGTACCCGGCGGCGGGGCGCATCAACCCCGCCGTGCGGGTGGGTGTTCTCGACCTGGACACGGGCGGCATCGTCTACGCCGACACGGGAAACCGGGACGCCTACCTCGCCCGGGTCGCCTGGGAGCCGGACGGCAGAGCCCTCGACATTCTGCGGCTCGACCGGGAGCAGACGACCCTGACGCTGCTCCGCTGCGACCCGGAATCGGGCGAGTGCAAGCCCCTGATCGAGGAGAGCCATCCCACCTGGGTCAACGTGGAGAAGGACTTTCTCGTGCTTCCGGATGGACGGTTCGTGTGGGGTTCGGAGCGGAGCGGCCGGCGGCGTCTTTATCTCTACTCCCGCGACGGGAACTTGCTGCATCCGCTCACCCCGCCGGACCGGATCGTCACCTCCCTCGACGGTTTCGACCGGGGCAGCGGCGAGATCGTGTACACCGCCACGGGGAAGGGCGAGCTGGGCGCCACGGTGCGGCATGTCTTCCGCGTCCCGGTGGACCGCCCCGTCCCGGTCGCGGTCACGGACGGGGACGGCTGGCACCGGGCGTGGCCGTCGCCGCGAGGCGGACACTTCGTGCACTCCTTCAGCGACGCCGACCATCCGCCGCGGATCGAGCTGATCCGCGGCGACGGCTCCGCGGTGGCCCTGCCGTCTTCGCCGCCGCAATTCGATCCCGACGCGCTACCCCGGTGGCGCTTCCTGACGATTCCAGGACCGGAAGGGCTGCGGTTGCCCGCGATGCTGCTCGAGCCGGAGACGCTCGAGCCGGGGAGCCGGCATCCGGCCATCATGTATCACTACGGAGGGCCGGGCTCGCAGGTGGTCGCCCGCCGCTGGTCCGGGCGCGGCCGGGGCTTGTGGCACAAGATGATGGCCCAGCGCGGGTTCCTCGTCCTGAGCGTGGACAACGCGGCATCGATCCACTTCGGCAAGTCGGGAGAGGATCGGATCCACCGGCGGTTCGGGGAGGTGAACCTCGCAGCGCAGCTCGCGGGGGTGAGATTCCTCGCCTCGCTTCCCTACGCCGACACGGCGCGGATCGGTCTGTGGGGCTGGTCGGGCGGCGGCGCGAACACCCTCTACTGCCTGCTGCACCGGCCCGGGGTCTGGCGGGCCGGCGTGGCGGGGGCTCCCGTGACCGACTGGACCCTCTACGACACGATCTGGACCGAGCGGTATCTCGACAGTCCGGCGGACAACGAGGACGGCTACCGCGAGTCCTCGCCGATCAGCCACGCGGCGGACCTCGCCGATGCCTTGCTGATCGTCCACGGGACGGCCGACGACAACGTCCACATGCTGAACACGCTAGCGTTCGTCGGCGAGCTGGTCGAGGCCGGCAAGCCGTTCGAAATGGCGATCTATCCGGGGCAGAAGCACGGTTTCCGCGGCGCCGCTCTCCGCCACTTTTACGCGCGGATGACGGAGTTCTTCGAGCGGCACCTGGCCGCCGGCCGGTAGAGAAGCCTCAGCGCAGAGCGTCGATCGCCTCGGGGTTGGCCACCGAGGAGAGATCGCCCGGAGGCTGGCCCATCAGGACCCGCCGGATGACACCCCGGACGATCTTGCCCGACCGGGTGACCGGGAGCGCGGAGACCCAGCGCACCGCCGCCGGGCGCATGGCGGGCCCCATCTTCTCCGCGATGTGCGCCGCGACCTCCCGGCCGAGCTCGTCGCTCGGCGTGACGCCGGGGGCGGGGACCGCCAGCAGCTCCAGACGCGTCCCCTTGATCTCGTCCGGCAGGCCGACCGCAGCGGCCTCGCGCACCGCCGGGTGGTCCACGGCGGCGGCCTCGACCTCGGCGGGACCGATTCGCTTGCCGGCGATCTTCAGGGTGTCGTCGGCGCGCCCGGTCAGGAACCAGAAGCCGTCCTCGTCGCAAAGGGCCCAGTCCCCGTGGAACCAGACGCTCTCCCCGAACCGCTCGAAGTAGGTCTTCAGGTACCGTTCCGGGTCGTTGAGGAAGCCGCGCGTCATATTGGGAGCGGCGTTCTTGCAGACCAGGTAACCGACCTCCCCGCGCACGCTTCGTCCCTCCTCGTCGAAGACATCCACGTCCATGCCGAGGGCGGGCCCCTGGAGAGTCGCCGGTTTGAGCGGCGCCACCGGCAGAGGGGCGAGGAGGCATCCCATCAGCTCCGTGCCTCCCGAGATGTTGATGATCGGACAGCGGGAGCCGCCGACGTTCTCGAAGTACCACATGTACGACGCCGCGTCCCACGGTTCCCCCGTGGAGCCGAGCACCCGGAGGCTCGACAGGTCGTGTGCCTGGAGCGGCTCGGTCCCG
It encodes the following:
- a CDS encoding DinB family protein, with amino-acid sequence MPSRNGLIGRNVEVLRQGEALIRSLDAATYSRPIPGQRATVGAHFRHGIDFYERFFAGIGDRRVDYDRRRRDAAEETDPQRALARIRRTVHSLRELRDIGTETPLLVRAESGSDPERAWQPSSVGRELQFLLSHTVHHFAIVALVLRSWGCAVPETFGVAPSTLESWSER
- a CDS encoding 1-acyl-sn-glycerol-3-phosphate acyltransferase yields the protein MSHAMRGHLRALLRILALAAVTGYHAAVLSARLVSARRDEDRLRRRLDQFRRWCRAVARISGMRIEPDGSPAAPPVLLVANHLSYMDVIALGATSPAIFVAKAPVARWPLLGPITRLAGTIFIDRARMSDLKRALAQMGAVLDAGFRVAFFPEGTSTAGDRVLPFRSPLLDAAIRRGLPVQPAAIRYETAPGDPPAGEAVCWWGDAVMAPHLWRLLGLRGFTAAVRYRPARTGPDRKQLASELRDDVCEALGLSEERSEERCLPGTA
- a CDS encoding alpha/beta fold hydrolase, producing MPHGARPAPDPSPAAAPAGLPARRVSGRSRFRKRARRAAALAYLAALALSTAVRAFLPGWGPPRPGQRVAVIDEREAGTGCTGVSHIAWTDRPGPPGPPVLLIHGSPGDARGLSGLAERLAGSRRVLAPDLPGHGASEREPCDLSIEADALRLGAWLDALGIERVHAVGYSLGGAVAILLADRFPERVASLTLLSATGVQELELLGDARLNHALHGLQLAALWSLRAFTPHMGLLDRTFPVVSYARTFYESDQRPLRAALRRWSGPALIVHGKADPLVPAAAALEHHRLLPQSELLLDEGDHFTVFRHPGRIATVLKDFLDRVDGGLAAVRATADPNRVAMSERPFDPTRVPPASGLALVVLSALIAAATLASEDLTCLATGALIAAGRIRFLPGTLACFAGIAIGDLGLFAAGRLLGRPALRRPPLRWLIRADQVERARAWFERRGPAAIFAARFLPGARLPVYFSAGVAGAGAGAFVLYFFAAAALWTPLVVGGAALAGRPFLAPLLAARRVGLAGIVAAVAALVLAGRLAAAAATHRGRRRLAGWFLRLRRWEFWPAWVIYGLLAPRLLHHAWRYGGLTVFTAANPCIEAGGFVGESKSGILAALERAGAPVARFRLIPPGGKEDRLRALEAAAAAVGGPPVVVKPDVGERGYGVRICHDLDQARRRILDDGEALIVQEYVPGVEFGLFYVRRPGEERGFLFSVTRKRLPEVVGDGRRTLERLILDDPRAVALAPVYFAANAGRLDDVPAAGERVRLVELGTHCRGAVFEDAAELATPELSRRIDEISRRVPGFHFGRYDVRAPSESDLARGEGIRIIELNGVTSEATHVYDPRFGLREALAVLSEQWRLAFEIGRENRARGVRPTPLRRLLAMAWHHRRG
- a CDS encoding GNAT family N-acetyltransferase is translated as MESETGTAARTDYPAFPELLPEPDRSHPRFEVRFARTPADLDRVARLRFAVFNLELGEGLDESWATGRDLDEYDPGCHHLMVEDRRTGALAGTYRLQTSAMAARHRGFYSASEFDLSGFPAALLEDAIELSRACVAREHRNHQVLFLLWRGLARYVRRSGKRFLFGCCSLTSQDPADGARALAHLRRGGHMHPEYLVHPRPGFGCDGPSAAGGERCELPPLFRVYLRYGAKVCSLPAIDRRFKTIDFLVLFDVTRMPSGDFRRFFE